GGCGGAGGGGGTGGAGTACTATGGAGGTGGCTTCCAATTGTATGCCCTCGCATCCGCATCCGGGGGCCAGCATCTGGAGAGCCATATCCGTGACTGGGGGTACATCACCTCCGCACTTACGTATTCTTCGATCCCGCGCATGGACTCGCTCCTCGTGACCGTGACGCCGGCCGGTGGTCCGGGCAGCGTCCGCGAGCAGGTCGAGATCGATCCGGAACCCGGGAACCCGACCAAACCGAGATTCATCATCGGCCTCGCAGACTCCACGACGTCGCTGAAGTTCGATATCTATGCATGGTTCTCACGTACACCGGGTGTGTCCCACAGGGAAGCAACGTCTTTCGGGGTCCTCGATTCAGCATCACAGCACGTTATCGCGTCGATGCTCGGCCGGGACCGCCTTACGAAGCAGTTTGCGACATCGAGTACGGACACCGCGGGCATCGTCGCCACTGCCATGTCGTATAATCTGTTGTGCGATTATACGTCCTTCCTCTGTCTCGAGCCGGACGCGCGGCATCGGCCGCTCCGGAATCCTCTGGACGAGAGCAAGTTCGTAACGCGCGTCCGGGACGATCAGACCGTGGTGGATGCGCTGACGTGCGGCGCCTTCCCGAATCCATTCAACGGACAGACGACGATCACGGTGCGTTTGCCGCGCGTTGCAGATGTACGGATCTCGATCTTTAATATGCTCGGTCAGCAGGTCCGCGCCGTGGCGGCGGACGCAGTTTCGGGGGAATTCACAACCGCGTGGAATGCAACGAACGACCGGGGGATGCCCGTCGCCAGCGGTGTCTACATCGTGCAGGTCGGAATACGGGACCACTCCTCGGGGAGGGTGGAACACCGATCGCTCAGGCTGATGTTGCTGAAGTAGTATGAACGTTCTGAGAATGGATCAGGCCCCGCAGCAGCTGTGGGGCCTGATTTTTTGGGTAGCCTTAACGGGAATCGAACCCGTATTTCGGCCTTGAGAGGGCCGCGTCCTGACCGTTAGACGATAAGGCCATAAAAATGAAGAATTAAGAATTCTTAGTTCTTAATTCCTGGTTGGGTTCGCCGAAGGCGAACCGCAGCTGCCCCGCAAGGATTCGAACCTCGATAAGCAGATCCAGAGTCTGCTGTCTTGCCATTAGACGACGGGGCAATGGTGTTGAGCGCAGTATTTTGCCCTCTCCTCCATTCTCATTGTGCAGGGGGCGAGTGCTCAATCCACCCAAGGACGATGGTCCTTCGGGCTTTCCGGCGGAGCTAATCTCTGGGTCAATGACCTGAACCAGCGGAAGATCGGCCCCGGCGGCACGCTGTTCATCAGGTACGAGCTGGCCCCCGCCTTTTCGCTGGGCCTTTCCGGAGGTATGGAAGGCCTGAAGGCGGGCAGGATCCGGCTCTCGTGGATGTACCATTATTCGTATCTCAAGCTTGATGCATTCCCGTTCGCGCTCACCGGATGGTTCCACTTTTCCCCCGGCTCCTCGTTCTCTCCCTATCTCCGTGTCGGCGGCGGCTTGATGGCCTATCACCGGAAGACCGTGGCCAACGCCCCGGCTCCGGATGACAAGATGCGGGCGACGCTGATCATCCCGGTTGGGCTCGGTTTTGAGGCGTTCGTTTCGCGCAATCTCGTTCATGCTGGATGCCGGTGTGACATCGATGGCCAACACTCTGGACCTTCGTGACAACAGTTCACCGGACGGGTTCGTATCGGGGCGTGTCGGCATCGTGTGGTATCCAGGGTCGGGTGATGGAGATGACGCTGACGGCGACGGGGCTCACCAACGGGCAGGAACGTCGACTGGGCACGTATCCGGAGAATCCGGACAGCGATGGCGACGGCCTTCCGGATGGAGAAGAGGTGAAACGCTACCGCACCAATCCGCTCCGGACCGACAGCGACAGCGATGGGCTGTCGGATGCTGATGAGGTGGTGAAATACAAGACCGACCCGATCCGGTTCGATTCGGATGGTGACGGACTGTCGGATGGGGACGAGATCCTGAAGTACTCCTCCGATCCAACGCGTGTCGATACGGACGGCGATGGACTCACCGACGGCGACGAGATCCTGAAGCTGAAGACCGATCCATTGAAGGTGGACGGCGACAGCGACGGGCTCTCGGACTGGGACGAAGTGAAGTCCTATCGCACGGATCCTGCGAATCCGGATACGGACGGGGACGGCATCATCGACGGCGAGGAAGTGACCAAGTACAAGACGAGTCCCCTCAAGGTCGATACGGACGGCGGTGGGATGATCGATGGTGCAGAGATCATTCGTGGTACCGACCCACTGAGCCCGAAGGATGATGTGGTGAAAGAGACCATCATTCTCGAGCGCGGCAAATCCGTGGTCATGGATGGGATCAACTTCACGACCGGGAACGCCACACTGACCCGGGAGTCCGAAGATATCCTGGAGCGCGCGTTCACAGCGCTTGCCGCCAACCCCGAGATCAAGCTGGAGATCGCGGGATACACCGACAACGTCGGGAGCAAGGCCGCGAATGAGAAGCTCTCCCAGCGTCGTGCCGATGCGGTCCGTGCCTGGTTCATCGCGAAGGGGGATCGCGGCAAGCCGCTTGACGGCGCGCGGCTTCGGCATGCGAGACCCGATCGATAC
This DNA window, taken from Ignavibacteriota bacterium, encodes the following:
- a CDS encoding OmpA family protein translates to MTTVHRTGSYRGVSASCGIQGRVMEMTLTATGLTNGQERRLGTYPENPDSDGDGLPDGEEVKRYRTNPLRTDSDSDGLSDADEVVKYKTDPIRFDSDGDGLSDGDEILKYSSDPTRVDTDGDGLTDGDEILKLKTDPLKVDGDSDGLSDWDEVKSYRTDPANPDTDGDGIIDGEEVTKYKTSPLKVDTDGGGMIDGAEIIRGTDPLSPKDDVVKETIILERGKSVVMDGINFTTGNATLTRESEDILERAFTALAANPEIKLEIAGYTDNVGSKAANEKLSQRRADAVRAWFIAKGDRGKPLDGARLRHARPDRYECDRPMGAQRTDGSSSTSNKH